From the genome of Thermogutta terrifontis, one region includes:
- a CDS encoding alpha/beta hydrolase family protein, which yields MRSVVISSMTVLCVAMSVAQQDTGSDSVGLASFGGFQAAISIGPAAAATDPETPPYLAAGPFLVESLLADWYDQQRNRTIPVKVYYPTEHGQPAPGPMPVILFSHGLGGSREAAAYLGRHWASHGYVSIHLQHPGSDESIWRDKGQPMEALRKAAQNPRAALERIADVRFVLDRLEQLQREPGPLNGRLDLERIGMSGHSFGAHTTLIVAGQVAVLPGGREISQADPRIKAAVVLSPPVPQQPGQREKAFRKIAIPCFYMTGTEDDSPIGETRKEDRRVPFDLSADLADRYLVIFAGGDHMIFSGRERPLFGTPGTTRGGLLSLRRAREKDEVFHRLICAATTAFWDAYLRGDEKARQWLAEGGFEKILGSDGTFEKKLIAPPVSRANAVNTNSDGILTLDEVRAYFGRRFSRRSPTASIPQPTEKP from the coding sequence ATGAGAAGCGTCGTCATTTCATCAATGACCGTGCTGTGCGTCGCGATGTCCGTTGCTCAACAGGATACCGGTTCCGACTCGGTGGGCCTTGCCAGCTTCGGCGGCTTCCAGGCAGCGATCTCGATAGGCCCCGCCGCTGCCGCGACAGACCCCGAAACGCCCCCGTACTTGGCCGCCGGGCCGTTCCTCGTGGAAAGCCTTCTGGCTGACTGGTACGACCAACAGCGAAACCGAACCATCCCGGTCAAGGTGTATTATCCGACGGAGCATGGCCAACCGGCACCGGGACCGATGCCCGTCATCCTGTTTTCCCACGGCTTAGGCGGGAGTCGCGAGGCTGCCGCCTATCTTGGTCGTCACTGGGCAAGCCACGGGTATGTGTCGATCCATCTCCAACATCCCGGAAGCGACGAGTCCATCTGGCGGGACAAGGGCCAACCGATGGAGGCCCTTCGAAAAGCGGCGCAAAACCCCCGCGCGGCCCTGGAGCGAATAGCCGACGTGCGGTTTGTGCTCGATCGGCTGGAACAACTTCAGAGGGAACCCGGCCCTTTGAACGGTCGATTGGATCTGGAGCGGATCGGCATGTCGGGGCACTCCTTTGGGGCCCATACCACCTTGATCGTGGCCGGTCAGGTTGCCGTGTTGCCCGGAGGACGGGAAATCTCCCAGGCCGATCCGCGTATCAAAGCCGCCGTGGTCCTCAGTCCCCCTGTGCCCCAGCAACCGGGTCAGCGTGAAAAGGCCTTCCGAAAAATCGCCATCCCCTGTTTCTACATGACCGGCACGGAGGACGACAGTCCGATCGGCGAAACCCGCAAGGAGGACCGCCGCGTCCCGTTCGATCTCTCTGCTGATTTGGCAGATCGCTATTTGGTGATCTTTGCCGGGGGTGATCATATGATCTTTTCGGGACGCGAGCGTCCCCTTTTTGGGACGCCGGGAACGACAAGAGGCGGTTTGCTGTCTCTTCGTCGGGCACGGGAGAAAGACGAGGTCTTTCATCGCCTGATCTGTGCCGCCACGACTGCCTTTTGGGACGCTTATCTCCGCGGGGACGAAAAAGCCAGGCAGTGGCTGGCCGAAGGTGGATTCGAGAAAATCCTGGGGAGCGATGGTACCTTCGAGAAAAAGTTGATTGCGCCCCCTGTGTCGCGGGCAAACGCTGTTAACACAAACAGTGACGGCATACTGACGCTTGACGAAGTGAGAGCCTATTTTGGCAGGCGTTTTTCGAGAAGATCGCCCACTGCATCCATACCGCAACCGACGGAGAAACCATGA
- a CDS encoding helix-turn-helix domain-containing protein, which produces MLERLLLTPREAAYRLGISTRHLWNLTSPRGPIPVVKLGRKTFYRPQDLENFVAEMARQSAETVESQPGAQHGGATADG; this is translated from the coding sequence ATGCTGGAAAGACTTCTTCTCACCCCCCGGGAAGCCGCTTATCGCCTTGGAATCAGCACCCGGCATTTGTGGAACCTCACCAGCCCACGCGGGCCAATTCCGGTCGTCAAGCTTGGCCGGAAGACCTTTTATCGCCCGCAAGACCTGGAAAACTTCGTGGCCGAAATGGCCCGGCAATCAGCGGAAACCGTTGAAAGCCAGCCGGGTGCACAACACGGAGGCGCGACCGCCGATGGCTGA